The Zingiber officinale cultivar Zhangliang chromosome 2A, Zo_v1.1, whole genome shotgun sequence genomic sequence ctccccggagctcatcctaGGGCACCCAACCCGTACTGTCACCATAAGTGGACATATGTAACCCATTAGCCTACATCAAGAGCATGTCATATTCCTTTCATACTAGCTTAAGTAGCATTATTCCACACATACTATAATCATGTCAATCTTGAGAAACACTAAAATTCATACACACTCGAACTTCCAGATCACTTGAAGGAGCAAACATATCATCGAGAGAATATAATCATTAACCCTGAACCTGTCAAGAAGAGAAAATCGACATAATCCCATAAAAATAGAAACATCACAAAGTCCAAACACTACCTTGCTATGTGTCCTTAAGAACAAGAACTCCAAGGCTAACACCAGTAGCAAGAACCACATTACTTCTAGATCTACCTACAAAATCACAGCTAACTCTAAAAAAATACAAGAACACCACCGAATCAATCCTCCAAGCCACCCCAATTGTCTTGGAATCTGAGAACACCATGGAGAATCAAGAAACAACATGTAGTACTTAAAATTCTACTGGATCAATCACTAGAATCCATAGCCATACGAAGGAACAAAACCACATCGAATTGAATCTAACCAACATCACAGAGGTTTGGAGAACAAAACAACCTCAGAAGGAAACCACCATCCAAAACTGTCCAGCAGTTTAGAAACGACAAGAATGAGTAAGAACATCATCAATCAAGGCATAAATCACCAACAATCGAACCAAAGCTTTCGGAAGCATTGGGAAAGAGCAAAACACCATCAAAATCGGTTGAGACTCCCCATGAATTGGTCCAGAAATTTAATTTGTCAAGAAGAACCTGAATGAAATTCATTTCGGTCACTAACACCCGAATCCACTATAGAAAACCAAAAAAAATACACGATGgagctgttggtgcaatttccagtaggtcaaggttgacctagttgaccaagcgtaaaccttggtcatggtttcgatgtttgacaatacagaaagacatgtagacatggacaatgcaggtgcagttgtccatgcggagagatactgatcagggtctgatcaggttggatgaagaagagtcaagtaggtcaaggttgaccggatacttgactgggaagtcctaactgggatgttaggcagttcggaaagtcctggtgagtgaaaccaggcagttcggaaagtcctggtgagtgaagccaggcagttcggaaagtcctggtgagtgaaaccaggcagttcggaaagtcctggtgagtgaagccaggtgaaaatcctagtgagtgaagctaggtgaaagtgaaagtcctggtgagtgaagccaggcagttggagaaagtcctggtgagtgaagctaagcaattgggaaagacctggtgagtgaagccaggcaggggaaagacctagtgagtgaagctaggcagtttggaagtcctggtgagtgaagccaggcaaggggaatccagatgggtcaaggttgaccagacatctggtgaaaagtccaagtatggagacttggcacgggtaaagtccaagtatggagacttgacacggaaaagtccaagcagggagcttggcacgtgaaaagcccaagtatggagacttggcacgggaaaagtccaagtatagaagcttggcatgcgaagtcggagagggctcggtagctcgttctctggaccggacgaagtcagagagggctcggtagcttgttctcaggaccaagtagggtttagggctgggagcactaaacctggatcggtctggtgaccgatccagtgatacgctgggttatctgatcggtctggtgaccgatcagtaaccaaacagaagcattctgttgcttatctgatcggtcagcagaccgatcagtgatcgatcagaagGAAATGATCAGAAGGAGggaaagggcctgatcggtcatgggaccgatcagggaaggacctgatcggtccatgaccgatcagggaagggcctgatcggtcttgtgaccgatcagaacCCTTCTGGGCCTGATCGAtccacgtcctagccgttgcgtagcaacggctagtttcttcgtgttttcttcgcaggttataaaaggagttcgaggGCTTCTGTAtaattcttccttcttcttcttctgctgaGTTCTGAGCTTTTCTTTGCGAAGCTTGGTGAGCTTCTGCTGGTTTTCTAGTGAGCTTGGATCCAGAAATTCTTGCTTCATCGATTCGATCggcgagaaggcaagcaaagggttttacatttcgattgttcttgtttgctttctctactgttgtactccttattactgttgcaaagagattgtggcgaggtttctccactcacaaggagtatttattagccggttctccggggactcatccaccgacggattgatagggctcgtccaccttacggacacgccgaggagtaggagtttatctccgaacctcgttacatcgacgagtttgaggcttgctattctccgttgtcgtttctattgtttatttccgctgcgctaaccctaatttgtagaaagaaacgaacgaatttggggtcggctattcacacccccctctcttgccgcgaccatcgatcctaacaagtggtatcagagcgaggtcgcttttCGTTGGATCAActcccgggggagcacgagctagagaatggatcaacttggagaagacatcacaattccacccttctacgatcgcgacgacttcgcgtattggaaggtaaggatgaagtatttccttatgactaacattgaaaattggagttgtgtacaattaggtttcactcctccgatggataaagaaggaaaacctcttgagaagaagaagtggacgaaggagcaaatccaccaatccacaatcaacgacgaggtaatgaaaatatttgaattctcattacctaacgatatattgtgtaagataggtggttacaacaattccaaggagttgtggaacaacttggccaagttccatgaggggagctccacttcaagccatgaagaggagtcaagtgagctaagtagctcacaccatggagATGTGggattagaagttgagggttactcaacatctaaggaagaagaggaggagagttcttcctcaagatcggagcaagaagaagaagcttctacctccggaagggatgaagaagaaagcatacaaccatcctcaaccctaggtaattcaagcattttaatttcgaataaattacacataatgtgctttgagtgtagggaatatggacattacaagagtaaatgtccaaagagagttagaaagactccaccggcgccaaaggtcaaggaagccggagtcccaacacgcaagggcaaggagcacgtggtgtgcttccaatgcaagcgaaggggacactataggagccaatgtccgagggggaggcaacctcacaaggacaagagatcgagcacatgtatagggggagctagggcacacCCTAAGGTAAtttctaaggcacattcttgcaattctagtatgatgcatgctagtagccttattgctattgtcaagaatgataagcatgttaattataggaatcaatatatgtgcttaggtgctaaacatgttagcttgaataaggacaactctagaaatgtcaaccctaggattaactcatctaaggttaaggaaaacctagataggaatcccaaaactactagacatatgcctaggagtacctcaaagaacaatgacaaattaaaacttgaggtattagaaaaggagaatcaagtcttgaggtcaagacttgacactttagaaaagacccttaaaaatttagagaagtcaactctagggtctaagggtcaaaaacccaagtccaaggacaagaaaggtttgggtcacaaacctaagtcccaagtggtcaaacccacttatcataatgttccattcgattatggaacaaaatctagggctaggaagaccatcaccaaggtcacaaggggagtcacccttaGAGTTGATcgtgatgagtcccaaatgaccaaggcttcaaagcctaggagggtcattaggagggttgctagggaagtcatccctagtgaatatttagtgaacccaatgagctcaaataggtattgggttcctaggagcgtgattccatcatgcTAGATTGAGTTAGAgtgtgtcaaccttacttgaataggtagttaacctaatcatggcaaaggtggcactttaggatttttcaaggtgtgatcaagccttgaaaatgagatgaaaaattattcctaaggtgattagaatgtgccaatcaaatttgaggagttttctagagttaatctagttggcacatagtgatctaaaaatctttggtataagatgctaggtctattacacttaggaatatagaacctatggcaaaatgatcaaaattatcaaaaatggcaactaaggctagaattaggtattttctatacctttatgtgctatttgccatatattgttttccataagccatgtcatgacatcatatttattttatgatcatttaaaatgtcatgataatgcttaggttagttaaatgtcatgctttatttaagtttcataatttatgtcatgacatcatgacattggcacatgtttccatttatgatacaattatatgtcatgtcatcatcttgtgcattaatgatcaatgaaattgatttaaggactaaaacacaatttgatatggagatcaaattgttatttagaaaaatgcatgagaacttagattaagctaacctaaacccatatctcacatcaaaattgacttggatgtgtttgatacaccttagatgtatgtgagatattaggattatgagttaggatcaaggtgcatagttcttgtacctagatgagcctaattcgaaattaaggatcatagggaaagcttgtgtacaagtcatgtacatttagccctaagattgtgatcccaaattaaagggtttaaaatcatttcaaagttgatttgaaaaaccttgataaagcttttctagtgatagcattcatcattgaacaagttgatacaaagatgagttaacgttgaactatttcaaagacttttgaactttgtatcaagattgaaaaatggaagttattttcatagaaaactatttttccatgatagtatatgttatgaggaatgtatcctcaaaatttcacaatttttggaattttctgtaattttctcgAGGTTTatgaatttcgtggagagaaatcagaacttatcagacctttatcaggtttgtggaccgatcagaagggtttctgatcggtccaggggagcttggatcggtcactgtgaccgatccagagggagcctgatcggtctagtgaccgatcagggcgtgccaacctgctgaatttcgactggttgtctgaaattgcagctatggaagtggtgttttagagttctaaaggtttgacactctccaagacattgttggtggtcaagggggagttgacctttaggaggagttttacctattagtcaaggagaagttgacttttagggggagtttttactcgttgaaatttttgaggataagtgatatgggattatcactaagttgattgttgagtttagtatcaagggggaaattaagagtttcaatgaaaggtatgagactttcattaggaagaaactcttgaccttaattcactccttttgatgtgtgtcaaaaaggggaagaatgtctagagaatgttcaaggaagaacattggagttagtgggtgagtttgttgatcacgacgagtgaagttgtgaacaacgataacttactcttcagggggagagtttgttgatgtgtgcaaATAGGAGaaaaatgaagggtttaagttaggccttcattatctaagaaggaggttgccttcttagaaggagaatgtaaggttgtaacttatgtttcattacctagtggcatgaggaaagttgaggctattggattagcctaacttaaaggtattgtcaaacatcaaaaagggggaaattgttggtgcaatttccagtaggtcaaggttgacctagttgaccaagcgtaaaccttggtcatggtttcgatgtttgacaatacagaaagacatgtagggGAGATTGTCCATGGAGAGATTcttgatcagggtctgatcaggttggatgaagaagagtcaagtaggtcaaggttgaccggatacttgactgggaagtcctaactgggatgttaggcagttcggaaagtcctggtgagtgaaaccaggcagttcggaaagtcctggtgagtgaagccaggcagttcggaaagtcctagtgagtgaaccaggcagttcggaaagtcctagtgagtgaagccaggcagttcggaaagtcttggtgagtgaaaccaggcagtcgggaaatcctggtgagtgaagctaggtgaaaatcctagtgagtgaagctaggtgaaagtgaaagtccgggtgagtgaagccaggcagttggagaaagtcctggtgagtgaagctaggcaattgggaaagacctggtgagtgaagccaggcaggggaaagacctggtgagtgaagctaggcagtttggaagtcctggtgagtgaagccaggcaaggggaatccagatgggtcaaggttgaccagacatctggtgaaaagtccaagtatggagacttggcacgggtaaagtccaagtatggagacttgacgcggaaaagtccaagcagggagcttggcacgtgaaaagcccaagtatggagacttggcacgggaaaagtccaagtatggaagcttggcatgtgaagtcggagagggctcggtagctcgttctctggaccggacgaagtcagagagggctcggtagctcgttctcaggaccaagtagggtttagggctgggagctctaaacctggatcggtctggtgaccgatccagtgatacgctgggttatctgatcggtctggtgaccgatcagtaaccaaacagaagcattctgttgcttatctgatcggtcagcagaccgatcagaaggagacaATCGagagggaagggcctgatcggtcatgggaccgatcgaggaaggacctgatcggtccatgaccgatcgggaagggcctgatcggtcttgtgaccgatcaggacccttgtggaccgatcgggatgaagcctgatcggtccacatcctagccgtttcttctgtgttttcttcgcaggttataaaaggagttcgaggGCCTGTTCTAGGAtaattcttccttcttcttctgcttcttgctgcacttgagcttgcttcctgctggttttctagctgagcttggatccgagaagttgctgcttcatcaggattccagtcggcaacgagaaggcaagcaaagggttttacatttcgattgttcttgtttgctttctctactgttgtactccttattactgttgcaaagagattgtggcgaggtttctccactcacaaggagtatttattagccggttctccggggactcatccaccgacggattgatagggctcgtccaccttacggacacgccgaggagtaggagtttatctccgaacctcgttacatcgacgagtttgaggcttgctattctccgttgtcgtttctattgtttatttccgctgcgctaaccctaatttgtagaaagaaacgaacgaatttgggatcggctattcacacccctctctctagccgcgaccatcgatcctaacaggagCAACAATCGTCATAGGAAACCGAATCACAACCTCATCAAGCCTTCGAACAACATCAACAAACATTTTGGCTCCTCCTAGGTACCTAACCCTTACTTCACTGAATCCATACTATTATAAGAAAATGTACTTGCCTTCCCTTCCGTGTTTCACCTTCGGGAGCCCTCGGCCAACCATGGTCGTGCCGTCGATGCGGTGGTTGAAGAACTCCTCGTATGATCGCGATGTCCTTGGGGACTTGTCCGCTTGTGGGTGGCGCTTGGATAGGTCTCTGAGTTCGGTGGAGAGCTCAGTCGTAAACCGTAGAGATGAGAAAGAAGAAGGGGAGAGTGATTTGGAGAGAACAGTACGAAAATGTTAGAAATAGATTATACCTACCTAATTATACCTGGGTTAATTGATCCCAACttatattaattaaatcaatcaactcccaatttAATTGGGTGTTAAAGTAGACTTTCATCAAGTTAGTAGTCCTATTCCCTTGTAACTTACCATTAGTTTTAAATtccaaaaattttataaaaattcatagaaaattttataaattagttCCTTAATTAGCGCTTGTGAAATCTTACCGTTCCTACCCATTTGAGTTGACTTTCATATATTTCGATAGCCTACCTAAATCTTCAATTCCTACCATTTGAGTTGACTTTCATATATTTTCATAACCTACCTAAATCTTTCCTTGTATAAAGATGTgccactatttttttttctttaggttATATTTGAATAATTTATTACTCTCTATATATATTCATTAATATATCCATATTAATATGttactaaaaaaatttaaaataataaatttatttatggaCATTAATATTAATACATGAGCAAATTAAATCAATAAAAGGCAATAATTatactttaaaaaaatacttgCTAAACGATTATTTGATTGGTAATTTTTGATTATTTTACTAAATTTATCAactttttatttaataaaaatggtcgataagataaaataaaatggcaatattttttttcaaatataataagcaaatatatttttgtaggtaccttaattaaaattactttctaaatatattttttatatttaccaatgggtaataaattttttttaaaaaaaatatcaactaaatatatatttaaacaaTAAATTTGTGAAAATTTATAAGCTATTTGTTTGACtagtaatttaaaataatactGTTTTTTCCCTGTAAATGATATTCACAGCACATAAAATACCGGATAAAAATGTAATCCATATTTATTGTTCAAAAGAAGGAATTTTTAGTCTTCCCCCGTAAGTCTTTCTTTTTTAGTAGCTGTTTGTGAAGGATCTCTATAAATACCCACACATGCAacacgagagagagagagagagagagagaggagagaggagagaggagagagagagagagagacagagagagaGTTTCTTGCATGTGTGTTTGAAACAATGGTGCTTCTTGGCATTGTCCTCTGTCTATTGGTGATTTGCGGTGGCTTGCTTAGATGGAACGAAGTGAGGCACCGGCAGAAGGGTCTACCTCCGGGGACGATGGGGTGGCCTGTCATAGGCGAGACCTTGGAGTTCCTTAAACAGGGTCCCTCTTTCTTGAAGAACCAGAAAGCCCGGTGAGCACTACTAGTCTTAATTTCCTTAGGGATTCAAACTCCTAATTTCTCCTCGCACAAACACTATTCTTCACTCATCTGCATACATATTCTATTACAAAGATTAGTCTCCATCATGTGCTTCTATACCTTTTACATGTTAAATTGGCCAATGTAATTGCTAGGAGGACAAGTAATATAATCACACCTAAAGGCTGAGCCAGGTGATGGCCTACCCGGGTTGTAGTCCGAGGGACCAACACAGATGACATTGAGGGGTTGTCGGATTTGtgacagaagaaagaaaaaaatgaaggGATAGCCCAGGAAGAAAATGGAGGAAGATAGGTTAGTCCAGGAAGAACAGAGAGGAGGATAGGTTAGAGGGTTTCGTTGATCACACCTTAAAGTAGTTTCACTTTGTTTAATTTTTCAGGCGTGTTTCAAATTCTCTTTGTTATACATAACTACATAAAAATTAATATACTTTAATTTGTCGCATCAATGCATCATTGGAAATGAATTGTGAGTATCCTGCAGGAAAAATCTACTATCACTGCAAATCTCTAAACCATGCCATGCACAATAATTATTGCCTGCAATTCCTAAAGGATCATAATTACACAAGGAGAAGATGGCTGTGGTCCTGCAGCACCAATCATGCAATCTTAATTGATATGACAAATCAAGTCGAATCAAAATGGCTTATGAAAACATGTATACTCGTATGCATATATATTTGGTTTCTAGCTCCATCCTTAATTTATCTTACAACTACTACTACGATATGCTCGTACTTATTTTGGCCTGATATACATCAGGTATGGGAATCTGTTCAGAACGCATATATTAGGTTCTCCTACAGTGATATGCACGGAACCAGAAATTAATAAGTACGTCCTGATGAATGAAAACAAGGGCCTGTTGCCTGGATATCCGCAATCGTTGACCAATATAATGGGGAAGTGGAACGTGGCGGCACTACATGGTCCCCAACACAAGGCCATGAGGAGTGCTATGATCGCTCTTGTCGGTCCCACAGCCATCAGGGACCAACTCCTCCCCAAGATTGATGAATTCATGAGATCCTACCTTTGTCACTGGAATAACAGAGTTATTGACATTCAGGAGGAATCCAAGGAGGTTTGTACCCTCCACATGATTCAAAATTGTACCCTGTATTTAACAATTTTCAGCTCTCACGATAACATGCCATCACTGCCGTTGAACATATGTTTACAAATTTGCTTCTGGATAGCCATTCGAACTTAACTTGTTAAAATTATTACCGTAAGACCTAGAGGTCACAGGTTTGAGTCTCGGGAATAACTTCTTGCAAAGCAATAAGACTGCTTTTTTATAGATATTTGAACCTAACTTGTGATCGTTTATGGTCTAGCTGTGGTTGAACTCAGTGTTGAAGCTGATTGCCGGCATTGACATAGTTCCACTGGCCAAGTCTCTCAAATTTGATTTCATCAAGCTTGTCCATGGAACCATTTCCTTACCTTTCAACTTTCCTGGCACAAACTATCATCGCGGACTCCAGGTACTAAAAGGACAATCGAGGTTATATATTTACCAGaactttcattatttttatcGTCGTGGATCATTTCCTGCAGGCCAGAAAAAGGGTGGATAGCATATTGGAAAAACTTATAGAGAAGAGAAGAGCCTCTCCTGGAGAATCCCAACATGACATCCTTGATGCCCTCCTGAACACTAACGATACAAGCAAACCAAATCTTACAGATGAACAGATTGTTGATGTCGTCCTTACACTCATATATACCGGTTTCGAAACTGTTTCGACTACTTTAATGATGACTGTCAAGTACCTCCATGATCATCCCGAAGCTCTTGAAGAATTGAGGGTAACATAATTATTGATACTTTTGGTCTCTGCTTTTCCTATAGAAAAAAATTCTCACTCTATACTTTGGGTTTTTAGAATGAACAATCTGCCATCAGGAAGAGGAAGAAGTCGCCAAATGAAGCGATCGACTGGAACGACTACAAATCAATGAATTTTACTCGTGCGGTTAGTGGGCTAGTTCATCTTCTTGTGCTTGTTGGCTTCCATTTCTGCAGGAAACAGCTTATCGTTCATGTTGCAGGTCATATTTGAAACATTGAGATTGGCAACTGTTGTTAATGGAGTGCTAAGAAAAACAACCCAGGAGACGAAATTGGAAGGTGAACTTGACGATCTGATAATTCATATTCTTTTGATTAAGTGAtcttatttatattctttttGTGGAAAAATATTACTTAATCAGCCAAATAACTATTGAAATTTCTCTACCTACATCAGGAAATAGCATTCCCAAGGACTGGAGAATCTATGTCTATCTTAGAGAGCAGAACTATGATCCCGTTGTGTATCCAGAACCACTTAAATTCAATCCTTGGAGATGGATGGTAAAAATAAGAAAGAATGAGCTCCTGCTGTTGAACTGAGTGGGACTGAGTAACATTTCATTGATTCTTGCCCTTCTCATTACAGGACCAGAACCTGGAGGCCAACAATCTATTTATGCAATTTGGATTAGGTACCAGGGTGTGCCTCGGAAAGGAACTAGGAATTGTAGAAATATCAGTATTTC encodes the following:
- the LOC122039599 gene encoding cytochrome P450 85A1-like, which produces MVLLGIVLCLLVICGGLLRWNEVRHRQKGLPPGTMGWPVIGETLEFLKQGPSFLKNQKARYGNLFRTHILGSPTVICTEPEINKYVLMNENKGLLPGYPQSLTNIMGKWNVAALHGPQHKAMRSAMIALVGPTAIRDQLLPKIDEFMRSYLCHWNNRVIDIQEESKELWLNSVLKLIAGIDIVPLAKSLKFDFIKLVHGTISLPFNFPGTNYHRGLQARKRVDSILEKLIEKRRASPGESQHDILDALLNTNDTSKPNLTDEQIVDVVLTLIYTGFETVSTTLMMTVKYLHDHPEALEELRNEQSAIRKRKKSPNEAIDWNDYKSMNFTRAVIFETLRLATVVNGVLRKTTQETKLEGNSIPKDWRIYVYLREQNYDPVVYPEPLKFNPWRWMDQNLEANNLFMQFGLGTRVCLGKELGIVEISVFLHYFATMYRWEEVGEVKILNFPRVEAPNGFQIFVSNTIS